One window of Komagataeibacter xylinus genomic DNA carries:
- the vapB gene encoding type II toxin-antitoxin system VapB family antitoxin — protein MLTRTTLFLSNRSQAVRLPKMVAFGEQVREVVIVSEGPRRIIAPVDVAWDDFFAAPGVDLGERNQPAMQEREAL, from the coding sequence ATGCTGACCCGCACAACACTCTTTCTATCCAATCGCTCGCAGGCGGTGCGTCTGCCGAAGATGGTCGCCTTCGGGGAACAGGTGCGTGAGGTGGTCATCGTGTCCGAAGGTCCACGGCGGATCATCGCTCCGGTCGATGTGGCGTGGGATGATTTCTTTGCGGCTCCCGGGGTGGATCTGGGGGAGCGGAACCAGCCAGCCATGCAGGAACGCGAGGCGCTCTGA
- a CDS encoding type II toxin-antitoxin system VapC family toxin, giving the protein MLRYLLDTNLCIRVLRDRPQGLRPRFNSCAEELCISDVVLYELLYGAERSSDPVHTRREVEHFAARLAVLPFDSEAAAHTADIRAALERNGRIIDPYDLMIAGHARSRGLIVVTGNLREFQRVEGLRTEDWLTDTV; this is encoded by the coding sequence ATGCTGCGTTACCTGCTGGATACGAACCTCTGTATCCGGGTGTTGCGGGATCGACCGCAGGGGCTGCGTCCGAGGTTCAACAGCTGTGCGGAGGAACTCTGCATCTCGGACGTGGTGCTGTATGAGCTGCTTTATGGCGCGGAACGCTCGTCTGATCCCGTGCACACAAGGCGTGAGGTCGAGCACTTCGCGGCAAGGCTGGCGGTCCTGCCATTCGACAGTGAAGCGGCCGCCCATACAGCGGACATTCGGGCTGCTCTTGAACGGAATGGCCGTATCATAGATCCGTATGATCTCATGATTGCCGGGCATGCCCGGAGCAGGGGGCTGATTGTGGTGACCGGCAATCTGCGGGAATTTCAGCGGGTGGAAGGTCTTCGAACCGAGGACTGGTTGACTGACACGGTCTGA